From Streptomyces griseorubiginosus, one genomic window encodes:
- a CDS encoding GAF domain-containing SpoIIE family protein phosphatase: MPPPRRSPFSPAADVIGSELDLGLTGSHVVHALTPGFCDAASLYLLERWRREETTYAGADPAQIEARRLALRVGTDAPESWERTLPVGEVLVFPRATPYARALVDGHAQLLDSVDEHTAERLALSAGQDTRIGELLKTRSFLVVPLRLRGGAIGFVACSRGPGRGPFLTAEIAAVESLAARAAVALDNARRYEHERRTALAIRNSLLPGTIQEVEGCRIAHGSLPAGQGSIIGGDWFDVLRRPGDRVSLIVGDAMGHGPESAVAMIQLRTAVRTLAGLDIPPADLVRRLDALASETPGASFATCIYAEWDARNRTCTLVGAGHPPPLLRGPDGRTAPVALVGAGLPLGLGAGSYEPTVLSIEDPALLVLYSDGLVESRDADIDQEIARLAGALDAAAVGQDPLPALCRRLLHAASDPAGADDRTLLLAELTPITG, encoded by the coding sequence GTGCCCCCGCCCCGGCGATCGCCCTTCTCGCCCGCGGCCGACGTCATCGGATCGGAACTCGACCTGGGGCTGACCGGCAGCCATGTCGTGCACGCGCTGACGCCCGGCTTCTGCGACGCGGCGTCCCTGTACCTGCTGGAGCGCTGGCGCCGCGAGGAGACCACGTACGCGGGCGCGGACCCCGCCCAGATCGAGGCGCGCCGGCTGGCCCTCCGGGTGGGCACGGACGCCCCCGAGTCCTGGGAACGCACCCTGCCGGTCGGCGAGGTGCTCGTCTTCCCCCGCGCGACCCCCTACGCCCGTGCCCTGGTCGACGGACACGCGCAGTTGCTCGACTCGGTCGACGAGCACACGGCCGAACGGCTCGCGCTGTCCGCCGGTCAGGACACGCGGATCGGCGAGCTCCTCAAGACGCGCTCGTTCCTCGTGGTGCCGCTGCGGCTGCGGGGCGGGGCGATCGGCTTCGTCGCCTGCTCACGCGGGCCGGGGAGGGGGCCGTTCCTGACCGCGGAGATCGCGGCCGTGGAGTCGCTGGCCGCACGGGCCGCGGTCGCCCTGGACAACGCGCGCCGCTACGAGCACGAGCGCCGTACCGCCCTCGCCATCCGCAACAGCCTGCTGCCGGGCACCATCCAGGAGGTCGAGGGCTGCCGCATCGCTCACGGGTCCCTGCCCGCGGGACAGGGCTCGATCATCGGCGGGGACTGGTTCGACGTGCTCAGACGCCCGGGCGACCGGGTCAGCCTGATCGTCGGGGACGCGATGGGCCACGGCCCCGAATCGGCCGTGGCGATGATCCAACTGCGCACCGCGGTACGCACGTTGGCGGGCCTCGACATTCCCCCCGCCGATCTCGTACGACGGCTCGACGCGCTCGCCAGTGAGACGCCGGGCGCCTCCTTCGCGACCTGCATCTACGCCGAGTGGGACGCGCGGAACCGCACCTGCACCCTGGTCGGCGCCGGGCATCCTCCCCCGCTGCTGCGCGGCCCGGACGGCCGGACCGCCCCGGTCGCCCTGGTCGGCGCGGGCCTGCCGCTGGGTCTCGGCGCGGGCAGCTACGAGCCGACCGTGCTGAGCATCGAGGACCCGGCCCTGCTCGTGCTCTACAGCGACGGCCTGGTCGAGTCCCGGGACGCCGACATAGACCAGGAGATCGCCCGCCTCGCCGGGGCGCTCGACGCGGCGGCCGTCGGCCAGGACCCGCTTCCCGCCCTGTGCCGACGGCTGCTGCATGCCGCCTCCGACCCGGCGGGGGCGGACGACCGCACCCTGCTGCTCGCCGAACTCACTCCGATCACGGGTTAG
- a CDS encoding SAM-dependent methyltransferase produces MTDLDALPPGADPDKASVARMYDAMLGGEHNFAIDREAVAAVTAIDPQVRMLARANRAFLGRAVRHLAGAGVRQFIDLGSGIPTQGNVHEVAQAASPGARVVYVDRDPVAVAHSTTLLADNPHADIVDADIRRPADVLSSPQVRKLIDFDQPVAVLMVAILHFVTREEDPAGIVAAFRDALPAGSWLALSHATDQDRPDTAAAVTQLYRSRATSPVTVRSHDEIRDFFTGFDLVEPGLVHVPLWRPDAAEDVPENPSEFWVYAGVGRKSD; encoded by the coding sequence GTGACCGACTTGGATGCTCTGCCGCCAGGGGCCGATCCGGACAAGGCGAGCGTAGCCCGGATGTACGACGCGATGCTGGGCGGGGAGCACAACTTCGCCATCGACCGGGAGGCGGTGGCGGCCGTCACCGCCATCGACCCCCAGGTGCGGATGCTCGCCCGGGCCAACCGCGCCTTCCTCGGCCGGGCGGTGCGTCACCTGGCCGGAGCCGGGGTGCGGCAGTTCATCGACCTCGGCTCGGGGATCCCCACGCAGGGCAACGTCCACGAGGTGGCACAGGCGGCGAGCCCGGGGGCCAGGGTGGTCTACGTCGACAGGGACCCGGTGGCCGTCGCCCACAGCACCACCCTGCTCGCCGACAACCCGCACGCCGACATCGTCGACGCCGACATCCGGCGGCCCGCGGATGTCCTGTCCTCGCCGCAGGTGCGCAAGCTGATCGACTTCGATCAGCCGGTCGCCGTGCTCATGGTCGCGATCCTGCACTTCGTCACGCGGGAGGAGGACCCGGCGGGCATCGTCGCCGCCTTCCGGGACGCCCTGCCGGCGGGCAGCTGGCTGGCCCTGTCCCACGCGACCGACCAGGACCGCCCGGACACGGCCGCGGCCGTCACCCAGCTGTACCGCTCCCGCGCCACCTCACCGGTCACGGTCCGCTCCCACGACGAGATCCGGGACTTCTTCACCGGCTTCGACCTGGTCGAACCGGGCCTGGTCCACGTCCCCCTGTGGCGCCCGGACGCGGCCGAGGACGTCCCGGAGAACCCGTCGGAGTTCTGGGTGTACGCGGGGGTCGGACGCAAGAGCGACTGA
- a CDS encoding glycoside hydrolase family 88 protein has protein sequence MTVSRRTVLATATGAAVAGASSTPAVAAPNPRTLRAAADYAVEKLRAVAPTVTAFPVGTKFEKWTYSQNGDWVGGFWPGTLWMAWLHSEDDDFRTWALASAAKLAPRQYDTGTHDLGFLFYPSWVTAWRLTGDETWRAGALQAADSLTRRYNPRGRFIRAWGALTDPKNAGRVIIDTMMNLDLLAFASRETGDSRYLDIATEHARTAQRVFPRPDGSTPHVYDFDPDTGAPLGPDTVQGYSPTSCWSRGQAWGVYGFTTMYRRTGNREFLTTARRLADFAIGALGADHVPVWDYRAPQQPYDIKDASAGAIMACGLLDLSAATGRGSYRDVALRLLTALAETCLTRNSARAEAVVARCTRNRPNEDGIEISLPYADYYLLEGILRVLRPQDLDRAIDLSTS, from the coding sequence ATGACTGTTTCCCGCCGTACCGTTCTGGCCACGGCGACCGGTGCCGCGGTGGCCGGAGCCTCCTCGACACCGGCTGTCGCCGCACCGAACCCGCGGACGCTCCGCGCGGCCGCCGACTACGCCGTCGAGAAGCTGCGCGCGGTCGCGCCGACCGTGACCGCCTTCCCCGTCGGCACCAAGTTCGAGAAGTGGACCTACTCGCAGAACGGCGACTGGGTCGGCGGCTTCTGGCCCGGCACCCTGTGGATGGCGTGGCTGCACAGCGAGGACGACGACTTCCGCACCTGGGCCCTGGCCTCCGCGGCGAAGCTGGCTCCTCGTCAGTACGACACCGGCACCCATGACCTGGGCTTCCTCTTCTACCCGTCCTGGGTCACCGCCTGGCGGCTGACCGGCGACGAGACCTGGCGGGCGGGTGCCCTGCAGGCGGCCGACTCCCTCACCCGGCGCTACAACCCGCGCGGCCGCTTCATCCGGGCCTGGGGCGCACTCACCGATCCGAAGAACGCGGGCCGGGTCATCATCGACACGATGATGAACCTCGACCTCCTGGCCTTCGCGAGCCGGGAGACCGGCGACAGCAGATACCTGGACATCGCCACGGAGCACGCCAGGACCGCCCAGCGGGTCTTCCCGCGCCCGGACGGCTCGACCCCGCACGTCTACGACTTCGACCCGGACACCGGGGCACCGCTCGGCCCGGACACCGTCCAGGGCTACAGCCCCACCTCCTGCTGGTCGCGCGGCCAGGCCTGGGGCGTCTACGGCTTCACCACCATGTACCGGCGCACCGGGAACCGCGAGTTCCTGACCACGGCCCGCAGACTCGCCGACTTCGCGATCGGGGCGCTCGGCGCGGACCACGTCCCGGTGTGGGACTACCGCGCGCCGCAGCAGCCGTACGACATCAAGGACGCGTCGGCCGGCGCGATCATGGCCTGCGGTCTGCTCGACCTGTCCGCGGCCACCGGGCGCGGCTCCTACCGGGACGTGGCGCTGCGCCTGCTCACCGCGCTGGCGGAGACGTGCCTGACGCGGAACTCGGCCCGCGCGGAGGCGGTCGTCGCCCGCTGCACCCGCAACCGGCCGAACGAGGACGGGATCGAGATCTCGCTGCCGTACGCCGACTACTACCTGCTCGAAGGCATCCTGCGGGTGCTGCGGCCGCAGGACCTCGACCGGGCCATCGACCTGTCGACGTCCTGA
- a CDS encoding alginate lyase family protein, with protein sequence MSARSRWFVLLTALAAFTSGLTTPVAAQTTVPDTAVLDGARLQHTKKRLGDPQLRAAVRALTTRADKWLGQGPWTVVDKPRPAPGGDVHDYLSQAPYWWPSQSPTSDNPWGCPYVQRDGERNPEVDSGTDRQDVEKTFDSAYDLSLAWYYTGRKQYAEKAAQVLRTWFLDPATRMNPHLEHAQFIPCKYDGRAIGIIDFSQSYTSVIDAIALLNTGAPGWSRKDRTGMARWNSDFLGWLKDSDFGRQEGAAANNHGTFYDLLLAGLAYATGDRALARRTVLDARSRRIAPQIAADGSQPQELTRTRSWHYSTFDLVAYTRLAAIGRHVGVDLWAYQGPEGQSLFGAVDYLLPAATGDAPWPHPELEFLRYAATDVVHAAADAGDARARTAVPRLEAPPGGDLWALRPAAEQLDSIAG encoded by the coding sequence GTGAGCGCGCGCTCCCGGTGGTTCGTGCTCCTGACGGCCCTTGCCGCCTTCACGTCCGGCCTGACGACTCCTGTCGCGGCACAGACCACGGTCCCGGACACCGCGGTCCTTGACGGCGCCCGTCTCCAGCACACCAAGAAGCGCCTGGGTGATCCGCAACTGCGCGCGGCGGTCCGGGCGTTGACGACGCGCGCCGACAAGTGGCTGGGCCAGGGCCCCTGGACGGTGGTCGACAAGCCCCGGCCCGCCCCCGGCGGCGATGTCCACGACTACCTCAGCCAGGCACCGTACTGGTGGCCGTCGCAGTCCCCGACCTCCGACAACCCGTGGGGCTGCCCCTATGTGCAGCGCGACGGCGAGCGCAATCCCGAGGTCGACTCCGGCACCGACCGCCAGGACGTCGAGAAGACCTTCGACTCCGCCTACGACCTGTCCCTCGCCTGGTACTACACCGGCAGGAAGCAGTACGCCGAGAAGGCCGCGCAGGTGCTGCGCACCTGGTTCCTCGATCCGGCCACGCGGATGAACCCCCACCTGGAGCACGCCCAGTTCATCCCCTGCAAGTACGACGGCCGCGCCATCGGCATCATCGACTTCTCGCAGTCCTACACCAGCGTGATCGACGCCATCGCCCTCCTGAACACCGGTGCACCGGGGTGGAGCCGTAAGGACCGCACCGGCATGGCGCGGTGGAACAGCGACTTCCTCGGCTGGCTCAAGGACAGCGACTTCGGCAGACAGGAGGGCGCCGCCGCCAACAACCACGGCACCTTCTACGACCTGCTGCTCGCCGGCCTCGCCTACGCGACCGGCGACAGGGCACTGGCCCGCCGGACGGTGCTGGACGCCCGAAGCAGACGCATCGCACCGCAGATCGCGGCGGACGGCAGCCAGCCCCAGGAGCTGACCCGCACCCGGAGCTGGCACTACTCGACCTTCGACCTGGTCGCCTACACCCGGCTCGCGGCCATCGGCCGACACGTCGGCGTCGATCTGTGGGCCTATCAGGGCCCGGAAGGGCAGAGCCTGTTCGGGGCGGTGGACTATCTGCTGCCCGCGGCGACCGGGGACGCCCCCTGGCCGCATCCGGAGCTGGAGTTCCTCCGGTACGCGGCCACCGACGTGGTGCACGCGGCCGCCGACGCGGGTGACGCACGGGCCCGCACGGCTGTTCCGCGACTGGAGGCACCGCCCGGCGGCGACCTGTGGGCCCTGCGCCCGGCGGCGGAGCAGCTGGACTCCATCGCGGGGTGA